A segment of the Camelina sativa cultivar DH55 unplaced genomic scaffold, Cs unpScaffold00696, whole genome shotgun sequence genome:
AACGGGACCAAGGAACGACAAGAACGGACGGAGAGAGATTCgcgaggagatgctcgactcgtttGTCTCTCGGATAGATGGGGATGAATGGACGGTGGATTGAGtcgacgacacacgggagatggctcggcccgtgatacggtcggaCTAGAAGGTCATGAACCCGGTTCTTgaaccttctagggtttctctagagccaagtcccggacttgagcGGGAGAGAGGAATGAACAAAGATCCAATCTTTGGGCCAATAATTTCTATATTCCAGtcttttttttccaatgagggtttaggcctttatataggcaAGCTTACATAAGGGGgacactaaaaccctagacGCGCGGCCATGATCTGAACCATACACTTGGCcataaagtaaaagcaaaagcaaaaagggaacaaagaccatccaacggtcataagagagttcaaagaaaataaaggaaaggaaggaaggagataggGTTGCCACGTCATTGGTGGGACGTGgctgataggatcttcacttccttggcccataatcttgttaatgaaagtttccaagtcatgagccaagcgggaacgaagtggagatgcactagagctcgctgcctcgttaaaaccccttcggtaaacccattgggacaaacccgaagtaggaaaaagagtacagctccttctaatgacttaggggtgtcttcacgctagcgtgatggtgaagacacacaaatcaagcttcccaaagctggtcgcacccaaggctcttcattggtgatgctagccatgagccattggtgtaAGGTTGGAGCTTGGCCTTGTATTGCTCATTAGATGACGTTGTCTTGCTCCTCCTAGATGATCCTTGGGGACTGGTTGATGCCGCGTTGATGTTCTGGACCGACTTTGATGCTCCTACGCGAGCTGCTAGACGATGGTACCAATGTACCGGTTCTCACCGCGGTACGGTCATGACCCGGGttccatcattccctccctcttgaaaaggttttgaccTCAAAACTCTGTCCAAAACCTGGAtcaaaaaggaaaccaaatcaGCAGCATCAAAAGTTCAACCAAGGTCTAATTTTACCGggacaaaaggaaaaaataaggccttaagagaaaaggataagacTTCCCCGGTAAGGCCAGCAGTATTGGTCGCTCCTATCCCATCATGAACCTTGGTTGCTTGTGGGGACTCTCCTGGATGCCACACAAAGGTTTGGTCCGCACAGAAGTGGCAAAGATGATTGGCCGTAGGTCCTTGTGCGGTGACGGCCTCGGCGCTCTGGATGGAGAAGGGTGGCACGGTATTGGCAACTCCCAGCTGGAGCATACTACCTGAAGTAGTCATGAACATTACCGAGTGCAAAAATCCATCAATGGCCATCTTCGGTGACTCCTTGAGCTTGAAACTCCCCATTGCCGAGTGAGCACCGGATAGGGAACTGATCACacggtcagaatcttctttggcGTCGCCTAGTGGTTCGTTACACGTCCTGGATGAAGATTCATGTACCATGGCCTGCTCCGAGCATGNCGGCGGATAAACGGACGTACGGACGCATCGGATGGACGAGTGAGCGGATGGAACGCGGATGGACTAGGGAGTCACGAGGAGATACAGATGGATGAGTGAGCGGGTTGAACGCGGATGGACTAGAGCATCACAAGGAGATACTCGACTCGTTCGGCTCTAGTTAGGAAGCGGATGGAAACGGACGCTGCGTACGGACGTACNNNNNNNNNNNNNNNNNNNNNNNNNNNNNNNNNNNNNNNNNNNNNNNNNNNNNNNNNNNNNNNNNNNNNNNNNNNNNNNNNNNNNNNNNNNNNNNNNNNNNNNNNNNNNNNNNNNNNNNNNNNNNNNNNNNNNNNNNNNNNNNNNNNNNNNNNNNNNNNNNNNNNNNNNNNNNNNNNNNNNNNNNNNNNNNNNNNNNNNNNNNNNNNNNNNNNNNNNNNNNNNNNNNNNNNNNNNNNNNNNNNNNNNNNNNNNNNNNNNNNNNNNNNNNNNNNNNNNNNNNNNNNNNNNNNNNNNNNNNNNNNNNNNNNNNNNNNNNNNNNNNNNNNNNNNNNNNNNNNNNNNNNNNNNNNNNNNNNNNNNNNNNNNNNNNNNNNNNNNNNNNNNNNNNNNNNNNNNNNNNNNNNNNNNNNNNNNNNNNNNNNNNNNNNNNNNNNNNNNNNNNNNNNNNNNNNNNNNNNNNNNNNNNNNNNNNNNNNNNNNNNNNNNNNNNNNNNNNNNNNNNNNNNNNNNNNNNNNNNNNNNNNNNNNNNNNNNNNNNNNNNNNNNNNNNNNNNNNNNNNNNNNNNNNNNNNNNNNNNNNNNNNNNNNNNNNNNNNNNNNNNNNNNNNNNNNNNNNNNNNNNNNNNNNNNNNNNNNNNNNNNNNNNNNNNNNNNNNNNNNNNNNNNNNNNNNNNNNNNNNNNNNNNNNNNNNNNNNNNNNNNNNNNNNNNNNNNNNNNNNNNNNNNNNNNNNNNNNNNNNNNNNNNNNNNNNNNNNNNNNNNNNNNNNNNNNNNNNNNNNNNNNNNNNNNNNNNNNNNNNNNNNNNNNNNNNNNNNNNNNNNNNNNNNNNNNNNNNNNNNNNNNNNNNNNNNNNNNNNNNNNNNNNNNNNNNNNNNNNNNNNNNNNNNNNNNNNNNNNNNNNNNNNNNNNNNNNNNNNNNNNNNNNNNNNNNNNNNNNNNNNNNNNNNNNNNNNNNNNNNNNNNNNNNNNNNNNNNNNNNNNNNNNNNNNNNNNNNNNNNNNNNNNNNNNNNNNNNNNNNNNNNNNNNNNNNNNNNNNNNNNNNNNNNNNNNNNNNNNNNNNNNNNNNNNNNNNNNNNNNNNNNNNNNNNNNNNNNNNNNNNNNNNNNNNNNNNNNNNNNNNNNNNNNNNNNNNNNNNNNNNNNNNNNNNNNNNNNNNNNNNNNNNNNNNNNNNNNNNNNNNNNNNNNNNNNNNNNNNNNNNNNNNNNNNNNNNNNNNNNNNNNNNNNNNNNNNNNNNNNNNNNNNNNNNNNNNNNNNNNNNNNNNNNNNNNNNNNNNNNNNNNNNNNNNNNNNNNNNNNNNNNNNNNNNNNNNNNNNNNNNNNNNNNNNNNNNNNNNNNNNNNNNNNNNNNNNNNNNNNNNNNNNNNNNNNNNNNNNNNNNNNNNNNNNNNNNNNNNNNNNNNNNNNNNNNNNNNNNNNNNNNNNNNNNNNNNNNNNNNNNNNNNNNNNNNNNNNNNNNNNNNNNNNNNNNNNNNNNNNNNNNNNNNNNNNNNNNNNNNNNNNNNNNNNNNNNNNNNNNNNNNNNNNNNNNNNNNNNNNNNNNNNNNNNNNNNNNNNNNNNNNNNNNNNNNNNNNNNNNNNNNNNNNNNNNNNNNNNNNNNNNNNNNNNNNNNNNNNNNNNNNNNNNNNNNNNNNNNNNNNNNNNNNNNNNNNNNNNNNNNNNNNNNNNNNNNNNNNNNNNNGGTTTGTAGTAAGAACCCAAGTCATCACTATCAGAATCATCGTATAGATTCATCCTTGGCTCGTTAAGGCGCGTAGCTTGGGACATAGACGGCCAATAGCAGTCCGGTGATCCATGCCCGTGGTCCTCTTGATCCAACCCTTCTTCATAGTATTCTTTGTACCATGATGCGTCCTGGGTAGCCTCTTGTTCGGACTCAGTACCGTGGATTTCGTCGTACCATGGTTCGTCCTCAGTAGCCCCTAGTTCCGGTTCGCTACCATGATGTTCTTCGTACCATGGTTCATCATTGGAATAAGGATGTTCATGCTCCATACTTGATCAAAGATGAATCAAGCATTGGCTAATGATCACGATCTGGGAATTAGGTATGGTCGACGGTACGGACGGCCAACTGTGGTCGGCTTCGGTACGGACGACCGTGTACGGATGACTGGTACGGACGGCGGTAGCGGTACGGACGGTAATCGCGGTATGGACGGCGGCCGAGGTACGGACGGCGGCCGTGGTACGGACGGTGATCGCGGTATGGACGGCGGCTGCGGTACAGAGGGTGGTCGCGGTAGGGACGGCGGTTGCGGTACGGACGgcggtcgcggtacggacggcggCTGCGGTATGGTAGGCGGTCGCAGTACGGACGGCGGTCGCGGAACGGACGGTGGTCGCGTACGGACGGCGAGGGCGATCGATCGGAGACAACTCGGCCCGTGATACGATCGGACTAGAAGGTCATGAACCCGGTTCTTgaaccttctagggtttctctagagccaagtcccggacttgagcGGGAGAGAGGAATGAACAAAGATCCAATCTTTGGGCCAATAATTTCTATATTCCAGTCTTTCCTTgtttttacaatgagggtttaggcctttatataggcaAGCTTACATAAGGGGgacactaaaaccctagacGCGCGGCCATGATCTGAACCATACACTTGGCcataaagtaaaagcaaaagcaaaaagggaacaaagaccatccaacggtcataagagagttcaaagaaaataaaggaaaggaaggaaggagataggGTTGCCACGTCATTGGTGGGACGTGgctgataggatcttcacttccttggcccataatcttgttaatgaaagtttccaagtcatgagccaagcgggaacgaagtggagatgcactagagctcgctgcctcgttaaaaccccttcggtaaacccattgggacaaacccgaagtaggaaaaagagtacagctccttctaatgacttaggggtgtcttcacgctagcgtgatggtgaagacacacaaatcaagcttcccaaagctggtcgcacccaaggctcttcattggtgatgctagccatgagccattggtgtaAGGTTGGAGCTTGGCCTTGTATTGCTCATTAGATGACGTTGTCTTGCTCCTCCTAGATGATCCTTGGGGACTGGTTGATGCCGCGTTGATGTTCTGGACCGACTTTTATGCTCCTACGCGAGCTGCTAGACGATGGTACCAATGTACCAGTTCTCACCGCGGTACGGTCATGACCCGGGttccatcattccctccctcttgaaaaggttttgaccTCAAAACTCTGTCCAAAACCTGGAtcaaaaaggaaaccaaatcaGCAGCATCAAAAGTTCAACCAAGGCCTAATTTTACCGGgatcaaaaggaaaaagtaaggccttaagagaaaaggataagacTTCCCCGGTAAGGCCAGCAGCATTGGTCGCTCCTATCCCATCATGAACCTTGGTTGCTTGTGGGGACTCTCCTGGATGCCACACAAAGGTTTGGTCCGCACCGTATTTGCAAAAATTCATCGCCATAGGACCTTGTGCGGAAACGGCCTTGGCGCTACGAGTAGAGAAGGATGGCACGGTATAGGCGACTCCCAGCTGGAGCTTACTACCTAAAGTATTCGTGAACAATACCGAGTGCAAAATTCCATCAATGGCCATCTCCGGTGGCTCCTTGAGCTTGAAACTCCCCATTAACAAGGGAACTCCAGATATGACTTCGATTGCGCGGGAATACTCTTCTTTGGCCTCGCCTAATTGCTTGGTACGCGTGTCGATTGTGGAATCACGTACCATGGTCGGCTCTGGAAACGGCGGTTGAGTGTTGGCGCTGTCGTCAAGGTCGGTTACGGGTTGACCTTGGTCCGCGTAACAGCTGGTGTCTCCAAGTACGCAAGTTTGGTGGTCAGGAGGCTCGGCCAGAGGCTCTATGATTCCTCCTGCTCCATAGTTGTCCTGTTCTTTGCCCGGTTCACAATTTGGTTGCGTCCTTGGCGCGGGTCCTTCAGGTGGCTTGGTGCACGGCTTGGTACACGTCCTTGGCATTTCCATCCTTGGCATTTCCATCCTTGGTATGATCCGGGGACGGACTTCTCCTTGGGCTGGCTCCTCGCACCGTATTGTCTGTTCTTGCCTCTGGACTGGGCGCACATACGTCTTGCATGGTTGCTCAACATAGGCCGAGTGGTGCCTTGATCGCGGATCCGGGGTCGGAAACGGTTCATGGTCTTGACGCCGTGATGTCTGTTCCCGCGTGGACACACTTGGGGACCAGGTAGGAATTCCTTGGTTGCAGCCTTGGTGAACACTGGAGCTTCTCTCTACCCGTTTCTGAGTTGCCCGCTATTCTACTCGGTCGAGCCTGTCGTTGATGTATTGAAGTCCGCGTTGGAGAGAGATCAAGGCGTCTATTGTACTGAGCGGTTCGGAAGTAGTCTCCGTTCTCTTTGCGGCTAGGGCCCTTTACTTAGTCCGAGAACCCACAATGCTCGCCTTGGCCTTATCACGGTCAAAACTTGACAGGTTGGCCGGTGATGCGCGTGGTGGCCAGCTCGGAAAACCTTGGTTCCAGATACGGTGGGAACTAGGCTTGCTGGGCGATGCGTGCGGCGACCAGGTCGAAGTTCTTTGGACGCGCCTTGGGGACTTCTCCTTGGGCTCTCGGCGATATATGGAAGGTTTGTAGTAAGAACCCAAGTCATCACTATCAGAATCATCGTATAGATTCATCCTTGGCTCGTTAAGGCGCGTAGCTTGGGACATAGACGGCCAATAGCAGTCCGGTGATCCATGCCCGTGGTCCTCTTGATCCAACCCTTCTTCATAGTATTCTTTGTACCATGATGCGTCCTGGGTAGCCTCTTGTTCGGACTCAGTACCGTGGATTTCGTCGTACCATGGTTCGTCCTCAGTAGCCCCTAGTTCCGGTTCGCTACCATGATGTTCTTCGTACCATGGTTCATCATCGGAATATGGATCTTCATGCTCCATACTTGATCAAAGATGAATCAAGCATTGGCTAACGATCACGATCTGGGAATTAGGTATGGTCGACGGTACGGACGGCCAACGGTGGTCGGCTTCGGTACGGACGACCGTGTACGGATGACTGGTACGGACGGCGGTAGCGGTACGGACGGTAATCGCGGTATGGACGGCGGCCGAGGTACGGACGGCGGCCGCGGTACAGACGGTGATCGCGGTATGGACGGCGGCTCCGGTACAGAGGGTGGTCGCGGTACGGAAGGCGGTTGCGGTACGGACGgcggtcgcggtacggacggcggCTGCGGTATGGNNNNNNNNNNNNNNNNNNNNNNNNNNNNNNNNNNNNNNNNNNNNNNNNNNNNNNNNNNNNNNNNNNNNNNNNNNNNNNNNNNNNNNNNNNNNNNNNNNNNNNNNNNNNNNNNNNNNNNNNNNNNNNNNNNNNNNNNNNNNNNNNNNNNNNNNNNNNNNNNNNNNNNNNNNNNNNNNNNNNNNNNNNNNNNNNNNNNNNNNNNNNNNNNNNNNNNNNNNNNNNNNNNNNNNNNNNNNNNNNNNNNNNNNNNNNNNNNNNNNNNNNNNNNNNNNNNNNNNNNNNNNNNNNNNNNNNNNNNNNNNNNNNNNNNNNNNNNNNNNNNNNNNNNNNNNNNNNNNNNNNNNNNNNNNNNNNNNNNNNNNNNNNNNNNNNNNNNNNNNNNNNNNNNNNNNNNNNNNNNNNNNNNNNNNNNNNNNNNNNNNNNNNNNNNNNNNNNNNNNNNNNNNNNNNNNNNNNNNNNNNNNNNNNNNNNNNNNNNNNNNNNNNNNNNNNNNNNNNNNNNNNNNNNNNNNNNNNNNNNNNNNNNNNNNNNNNNNNNNNNNNNNNNNNNNNNNNNNNNNNNNNNNNNNNNNNNNNNNNNNNNNNNNNNNNNNNNNNNNNNNNNNNNNNNNNNNNNNNNNNNNNNNNNNNNNNNNNNNNNNNNNNNNNNNNNNNNNNNNNNNNNNNNNNNNNNNNNNNNNNNNNNNNNNNNNNNNNNNNNNNNNNNNNNNNNNNNNNNNNNNNNNNNNNNNNNNNNNNNNNNNNNNNNNNNNNNNNNNNNNNNNNNNNNNNNNNNNNNNNNNNNNNNNNNNNNNNNNNNNNNNNNNNNNNNNNNNNNNNNNNNNNNNNNNNNNNNNNNNNNNNNNNNNNNNNNNNNNNNNNNNNNNNNNNNNNNNNNNNNNNNNNNNNNNNNNNNNNNNNNNNNNNNNNNNNNNNNNNNNNNNNNNNNNNNNNNNNNNNNNNNNNNNNNNNNNNNNNNNNNNNNNNNNNNNNNNNNNNNNNNNNNNNNNNNNNNNNNNNNNNNNNNNNNNNNNNNNNNNNNNNNNNNNNNNNNNNNNNNNNNNNNNNNNNNNNNNNNNNNNNNNNNNNNNNNNNNNNNNNNNNNNNNNNNNNNNNNNNNNNNNNNNNNNNNNNNNNNNNNNNNNNNNNNNNNNNNNNNNNNNNNNNNNNNNNNNNNNNNNNNNNNNNNNNNNNNNNNNNNNNNNNNNNNNNNNNNNNNNNNNNNNNNNNNNNNNNNNNNNNNNNNNNNNNNNNNNNNNNNNNNNNNNNNNNNNNNNNNNNNNNNNNNNNNNNNNNNNNNNNNNNNNNNNNNNNNNNNNNNNNNNNNNNNNNNNNNNNNNNNNNNNNNNNNNNNNNNNNNNNNNNNNNNNNNNNNNNNNNNNNNNNNNNNNNNNNNNNNNNNNNNNNNNNNNNNNNNNNNNNNNNNNNNNNNNNNNNNNNNNNNNNNNNNNNNNNNNNNNNNNNNNNNNNNNNNNNNNNNNNNNNNNNNNNNNNNNNNNNNNNNNNNNNNNNNNNNNNNNNNNNNNNNNNNNNNNNNNNNNNNNNNNNNNNNNNNNNNNNNNNNNNNNNNNNNNNNNNNNNNNNNNNNNNNNNNNNNNNNNNNNNNNNNNNNNNNNNNNNNNNNNNNNNNNNNNNNNNNNNNNNNNNNNNNNNNNNNNNNNNNNNNNNNNNNNNNNNNNNNNNNNNNNNNNNNNNNNNNNNNNNNNNNNNNNNNNNNNNNNNNNNNNNNNNNNNNNNNNNNNNNNNNNNNNNNNNNNNNNNNNNNNNNNNNNNNNNNNNNNNNNNNNNNNNNNNNNNNNNNNNNNNNNNNNNNNNNNNNNNNNNNNNNNNNNNNNNNNNNNNNNNNNNNNNNNNNNNNNNNNNNNNNNNNNNNNNNNNNNNNNNNNNNNNNNNNNNNNNNNNNNNNNNNNNNNNNNNNNNNNNNNNNNNNNNNNNNNNNNNNNNNNNNNNNNNNNNNNNNNNNNNNNNNNNNNNNNNNNNNNNNNNNNNNNNNNNNNNNNNNNNNNNNNNNNNNNNNNNNNNNNNNNNNNNNNNNNNNNNNNNNNNNNNNNNNNNNNNNNNNNNNNGTACAGACGgcggtcgcggtacggacggcggCTGCGGTATGGTAGGCGGTCGCAGTACGGACGGCGGTCGCGGAACGGACGGTGGTCGCGTACGGACGGCGAGGGCGATCGATCGGAGACAAAGGCCGATGACCGCGGTGCGTCCGGCTCTCAGTTCATGGTTGCTTCTCGACCTTGGACGTGTGCTTTGTCTGTTGGACCACTCTTGCACACCTGTCCGCAAAATCACGCGTTTTGCTTTAGTGTAGGGATTATCCTAAGGCAAAGCGGATATTCAATGATTAAGAGCAAGGAACCAATGATTGAACTAAAGCAAAAAGCAAAAAGCAGCCTACAAaacgacaaaagaaaagaacttTGACGCAAAACGACTATCCTATGACTGACACGCGTCTAAGGACCACAACTAACAAGGAAGGCAAAATAAAGCAAAGAACTTTACCGATCTACACCCTAAAAACATCGAAACCAAAAGCAAGTCACCCTAAAAAGATCTAGCACAAACAActcaagaacataaacaagaacaacaagaataTAAAAGCAACGAGAACGAACAAGAACAAACAAGAAACGAGATGGAATCTATCAACCTAGAACACAAAATGAAACTAACAACCTATAGCACACAAGAttcaaatttaaacaaaatgaaaCGAGTTTCTAggttagaaagacacaacctttgaggaacttcggctctgataccaaactaatgtgaccccggactacggacgtgaaccacggacgtacggacggaaGATACAGCGGAGTGGATCAGAGAAGCGGTTCGGTTAGGGACGAGAATGGACGCGAATGGACGCGAAACAGCGGACGTACGGATGGATGGTCGGACGCGGCGGATAAACGGACGTACGGACGCATCGGATGGACGAGTGAGCGGATGGAACGCGGATGGACTAGGGAGTCACGAGGAGATACAGATGGATGAGTGAGCGGGTTGAACGCGGATGGACTAGAGCATCACAAGGAGATACTCGACTCGTTCGGCTCTAGTTAGGAAGCGGATGGAAACGGACGCTGcgtacggacgtacggacggcggtcgcggtacggacggTGGCTGCGGTATGGTAGGCGGTCGCAGTACGGACGGCGGTCGCGGAACGGACGGTGGTCGCGTACGGACGGCGAGGGCGATCGATCGGAGACAAAGGCCCATGACCGCGGTGCGTCTGGCTCTTAGTTCACGGTTGCTTCTCGACCTTGGACGTGTGCTTTGTCTGTTGGACCACTCTTGCACACCTGTCCGCAAAATCACGCGTTTTGCTTTAGTGTAGGGAATATTCTAAGGCAAAGCGGATATTCAATGATTAAGAGCAAGGAACCAATGATTGAACTAAAGCAAAAAGCAAAAAGCAACCTACaaaaggacaaaagaaaagaacttTGACGCAAAACGACTATCCTACGACTAACACGCGTCTAAGGACCACAACTAACAAGGAAGGCAAAATAAAGCAAAGAACTTTAACGATCTACACCCTAAAAACATCGAAACCAAAAGCAAGTCACCCTAAAAAGATCTAGCACAAACAActcaagaacataaacaagaacaacaagaataTAAAAGCAACGAGAACGAACAAGAACAAACAAGAAACGAGATGGAATCTATCAACCTAGAACACAAAACGAAACTAACAACCTATAGCACAcaagattcaaactttaaacaaaatgaGATGAGTTTCTGGGTTAGAACGACACAACCTTTGAGGAACttcagctctgataccaaactgatgtgaccccggactacggacgtggttcacggacgtacggacggaggATACAGCGGAGCGGACCGGAGAAGCGGTTCGGTTAGGGACGAGAATGGACGCGAATGGACGCGGAACAgcggacgtacggacggatgGTCGGACGCGGCGGATAAATGGACGTACGGACGAGTGAGCGGATGGAACGCGGATGGACTAGAGCGTCACAAGGAGATACTCGACTCGTTCGGCTCTAGTTAGGAAACGGATGGAAACGGATGCTGcgtacggacgtacggacggatgGTCGGACGCGGCGGATAAACGGACGTACGGACGCGTCGGATGGACGAGTGAGCGGATGGAGCGCGGATGGGAACAGACGCTGCGTACGGATGGACGCCGCGGATGGAGCGATGTACGGAAGGAAACGGGACCAAGGAACGACAAGAACGGACGGAGAGAGATTCgcgaggagatgctcgactcgtttGTCTCTCGGATAGATGGGGATGAATGGACGGTGGATTGAGtcgacgacacacgggagatggctcggcccgtgatacggtcggaCTAGAAGGTCATGAACCCGGTTCTTgaaccttctagggtttctctagagccaagtcccggacttgagcGGGAGAGAGGAATGAACAAAGATCCAATCTTTGGGCCAATAATTTCTATATTCCAGtcttttttttccaatgagggtttaggcctttatataggcaAGCTTACATAAGGGGgacactaaaaccctagacGCGCGGCCATGATCTGAACCATACACTTGGCcataaagtaaaagcaaaagcaaaaagggaacaaagaccatccaacggtcataagagagttcaaagaaaataaaggaaaggaaggaaggagataggGTTGCCACGTCATTGGTGGGACGTGgctgataggatcttcacttccttggcccataatcttgttaatgaaagtttccaagtcatgagccaagcgggaacgaagtggagatgcactagagctcgctgcctcgttaaaaccccttcggtaaacccattgggacaaacccgaagtaggaaaaagagtacagctccttctaatgacttaggggtgtcttcacgctagcgtgatggtgaagacacacaaatcaagcttcccaaagctggtcgcacccaaggctcttcattggtgatgctagccatgagccattggtgtaAGGTTGGAGCTTGGCCTTGTATTGCTCATTAGATGACGTTGTCTTGCTCCTCCTAGATGATCCTTGGGGACTGGTTGATGCCGCGTTGATGTTCTGGACCGACTTTGATGCTCCTACGCGAGCTGCTAGACGATGGTACCAATGTACCGGTTCTCACCGCGGTACGGTCATGACCCGGGttccatcattccctccctcttgaaaaggttttgaccTCAAAACTCTGTCCAAAACCTGGAtcaaaaaggaaaccaaatcaGCAGCATCAAAAGTTCAACCAAGGTCTAATTTTACCGGgatcaaaaggaaaaagtaaggccttaagagaaaaggataagacTTCCCCGGTAAGGCCAGCAGTATTGGTCGCTCCTATCCCATCATGAACCTTGGTTGCTTGTGGGGACTCTCCTGGATGCCACACAAAGGTTTGGTCCGCACAGAAGTGGCAAAGATGATTGGCCGTAGGTCCTTGTGCGGTGACGGCCTCGGCGCTCTGGATGGAGAAGGGTGGCACGGTATTGGCAACTCCCAGCTGGAGCATACTACCTGAAGTAGTCATGAACATTACCGAGTGCAAAAATCCATCAATGGCCATCTTCGGTGACTCCTTGAGCTTGAAACTCCCCATTGCCGAGTGAGCACCGGATAGGGAACTGATCACacggtcagaatcttctttggcGTCGCCTAGTGGTTCGTTACACGTCCTGGATGAAGATTCATGTACCATGGCCTGCTCCGAGCATGGCAGTCGAAGGTCGGCTTGGTCTCGATCAGGAGCGGTAAGGAGTCGACCGCTGTTCGCTTGATTGCCTGGGCTTGTACCACCGAGTATATGCGCTTGGTGATCCGGCGGCTCGGCTGGCTTCTCTATGATTCCTCCAAGGCCGTTGACATCTTCTTTATTGTCCGGTTCATGGTCCGGTTGCGTCCTTGTCATTTCCGGCCTGGGTATGATCTGGGGACGGACTTCTCTTTGGGCTGGTTCCTCGTTCCGTGTGGGCAGTTCACGGCATTGGACGGTCGGATCATGTCGTCTCCGATGTGTCTCATCACGGTCCGGATTAGCAGTTGGTCGCGGATCTAGCGTTGGCGGAGACACAAGGGCCGAGTGTTGGTTCCGCGATGATTCTCCATGGGTGTAAGATGTCTCTACTTGGCCCAACATTTCTCCAAGGTATTGGAGTTGAGATTGGATAGAGATCAACTcgtccatgaaacttattgctcCGGGAGAATACACCAGCGT
Coding sequences within it:
- the LOC104773874 gene encoding uncharacterized protein LOC104773874 isoform X1, with protein sequence MEHEDRYSDDEPWYQEHHGSEPEPEATEDEPWYDEHHGTNPEQEATEGESWYDKHHGTDPEPETSEDEPWYERDYDEGHGIQDHHWPSATQAIPYRESWPKGDEDSEGERLGPYYAPPRYHRELQKEYPRRTRKVPTWSPCGSSSKSRAYRTRTQDLPSWSPRASPANKSSRGRAKTKPSIVGPWAKSREQAPRTLVYSPGAISFMDELISIQSQLQYLGEMLGQVETSYTHGESSRNQHSALVSPPTLDPRPTANPDRDETHRRRHDPTVQCRELPTRNEEPAQREVRPQIIPRPEMTRTQPDHEPDNKEDVNGLGGIIEKPAEPPDHQAHILGGTSPGNQANSGRLLTAPDRDQADLRLPCSEQAMVHESSSRTCNEPLGDAKEDSDRVISSLSGAHSAMGSFKLKESPKMAIDGFLHSVMFMTTSGSMLQLGVANTVPPFSIQSAEAVTAQGPTANHLCHFCADQTFVWHPGESPQATKVHDGIGATNTAGLTGEVLSFSLKALFFPFVPVKLDLG
- the LOC104773874 gene encoding uncharacterized protein LOC104773874 isoform X2, which gives rise to MEHEDRYSDDEPWYQEHHGSEPEPEATEDEPWYDEHHGTNPEQEATEGESWYDKHHGTDPEPETSEDEPWYERDYDEGHGIQDHHWPSATQAIPYRESWPKGDEDSEGERLGPYYAPPRYHRELQKEYPRRTRKVPTWSPCGSSSKSRAYRTRTQDLPSWSPRASPANKSSRGRAKTKPSIVGPWAKSREQAPRTLVYSPGAISFMDELISIQSQLQYLGEMLGQVETSYTHGESSRNQHSALVSPPTLDPRPTANPDRDETHRRRHDPTVQCRELPTRNEEPAQREVRPQIIPRPEMTRTQPDHEPDNKEDVNGLGGIIEKPAEPPDHQAHILGGTSPGNQANSGRLLTAPDRDQADLRLPCSEQAMVHESSSRTCNEPLGDAKEDSDRVISSLSGAHSAMGSFKLKESPKMAIDGFLHSVMFMTTSGSMLQLGVANTVPPFSIQSAEAVTAQGPTANHLCHFCADQTFVWHPGESPQATKVHDGIGATNTAGLTGEVLSFSLKALFFPFVPVKLDLG